The region CAGCGGCACGGCGCCGCCCCAGCCGGAAACGACGGCGACATATTGCGTGTCGCCATCCTGCCAGGTGACGGGCGGCGCCACGACGCCGGAACCGGTCTGGAACTTCCACAGCTCCTTGCCCGTCTTCGCATCGACGGCTTTCAGGAAGCCTTCCGGCGTGCCGTAGAACACCAGGTTGCCGGCCGTGCTCATCACGCCCCCCCACAACGGCGCATTGTTCTTGATTTCCCATACGATCTTGCCCGTCTTCGGATCGACGGCACGCATGGCGCCGATGTAGTCGTCAAACAGGGGCTTGATGGTAAAACCGGCGCCGAGGAAAGCGCCGCCTTTCTTGTAGCTGATCGGCTCGTTCCAGATATCCATGCCCCATTCATTCGCCGGCACATAGAACAGCTTGGTTTGCGGCGAGTACGCCATCGGCATCTGGTTTTTGGCACCGAGGAAAGCCGGCGCGGCAAACACGGTCGTGCCCTTCTTGCCCTCCTCTCCCTTGGTCGGGTCGCCAGGACGGCCGGCGGCGATGAAGTTCGGCCGCCCCGTTTTCAGGTCGATGCTGCTGGCCCAGGTGATTTTCTTGACAAACGGAAACGCGTTCTGCAGTTTGCCCGTGCTGGCGTCGATCACATAGAAAAAGCCGTTGCGGTCGGCCTTGCCACCGTAGCGCTTGCCATCCATGTCGAAGGTGACGAACTCGTTGGCGCCATCAAAATCCCAGGCATCGTTGGGCGTGTTCTGATACGCCCACTTGATCTGGCCCGTCTTGACGTCGAGCGCCACGGTGGAGGACGAATACAGATTGTCGCCGGGGCGCAAATGGCTGTTCCATGGCGCCGGATTGCCTGTGCCGAAGTACGCCAGCTTGGTTTGCGGATCGTAGGTGCCACCCATCCATGTCGAGGCGCCGCCCGTTTTCCACAACTCGCCCGGCCACGTCTTGTTCGCCGTGCCGGAAATGCCATTGTCGCTGGCCTTGCCATCCTTGTCGTAGCGGTGGCCCATATGGCCTTCCACCGTGGGACGGCTCCACACCAGGTCGCCCGTCATGGGGTTGCGCGCTTCGACCCGGCCCACGATGCCGAACTCGCCACCCGACACGCCCGTCAGCAGCAAGCCTTCGGCGATCAGGGGCGCGGCCGTCATCGAGTAACCGGCCGCATAATCGTCGACCTTTTCCTTCCAGACGATCTTGCCCGTGTTCTGGTCCAGCGCCACCAGGTAGGCGTCGAGCGTGCCGAAGATCACCAGGTTGCCGAACAGGGCCGCGCCGCGGTTGACCACGTCGCAGCAGGGCATGATGCCGTCCGGCAAGCGGTGTTCGTACTTCCACAGCTTGGCGCCGGTTTTCAAGTCGATGGCAAAGATGCGCGAATACGAAGCCGTGACGAACATCTTGCCGTTGTGAATCAATGGCTGCGATTCCTGGCCGCGCTGCTTTTCGCCGCCAAACGAGAACGACCAGGCCGGTACCAGCTTGGCCACGGTCTTGTCATTGATTTGCGTCAACGGTGAATAGCGCTGCCCCTGCGTACCCATGCCAAACGACAAGATACTCGCTGGATTCTTCGCCGTGCTGTCGAGCATGGCACTGGTGACATTGCCGACGTCGACCGCCTGGGCCAACGACGCCAGGGATGCCAAACCCACACTGACGACTACCCCCATGATTTTTTTCTGCACAATCATCTCCCTCTGTTATTAGTATGTGTATGTTTCAAGTGCTGCCGTGTTCACGCGGCTGGGCATGCAGCAAGGCGCACTCTTCATCGGTAAACAGGCGCGAACGCGTCAGGAAGCGCTTGCCCGTACCGTTGTCGAGTGAAAACATGCCGCCATTGCCATCGACCACGTCGATAATCAACTGGGTATGCTCCCAGTATGCAAATTGCTCGAGTCCCATGTAGAACGGCGTGCCATTCAGATTGCCGAGATAGATATCGGTGTCGCTGATATCGAACTCGCCCAGCGCGTAGCACATGGGCGTGCTGCCGTCGCAGCAGCCGCCCGACTGAAAAAACATCAACGGGCCGTGACGCTCGCGCAACCTGTCCATCATCTCCAGCGCCGCATCGGTGGCGACCACCCTGGCAATTGCTGCACTCATGGCATCCTTTCTGCGCGCCGCTCCTGGCTAAGGGCGCGGCGCCTGTTGCCGGTTTAGAAGAAGCCCAGCGCTTTCGGGCTATAGCTCACCAGCAAGT is a window of Janthinobacterium sp. 1_2014MBL_MicDiv DNA encoding:
- a CDS encoding methanol/ethanol family PQQ-dependent dehydrogenase, with protein sequence MGVVVSVGLASLASLAQAVDVGNVTSAMLDSTAKNPASILSFGMGTQGQRYSPLTQINDKTVAKLVPAWSFSFGGEKQRGQESQPLIHNGKMFVTASYSRIFAIDLKTGAKLWKYEHRLPDGIMPCCDVVNRGAALFGNLVIFGTLDAYLVALDQNTGKIVWKEKVDDYAAGYSMTAAPLIAEGLLLTGVSGGEFGIVGRVEARNPMTGDLVWSRPTVEGHMGHRYDKDGKASDNGISGTANKTWPGELWKTGGASTWMGGTYDPQTKLAYFGTGNPAPWNSHLRPGDNLYSSSTVALDVKTGQIKWAYQNTPNDAWDFDGANEFVTFDMDGKRYGGKADRNGFFYVIDASTGKLQNAFPFVKKITWASSIDLKTGRPNFIAAGRPGDPTKGEEGKKGTTVFAAPAFLGAKNQMPMAYSPQTKLFYVPANEWGMDIWNEPISYKKGGAFLGAGFTIKPLFDDYIGAMRAVDPKTGKIVWEIKNNAPLWGGVMSTAGNLVFYGTPEGFLKAVDAKTGKELWKFQTGSGVVAPPVTWQDGDTQYVAVVSGWGGAVPLWGGEVAKKVNFLEQGGSVWVFKLASK
- a CDS encoding DUF779 domain-containing protein, which codes for MSAAIARVVATDAALEMMDRLRERHGPLMFFQSGGCCDGSTPMCYALGEFDISDTDIYLGNLNGTPFYMGLEQFAYWEHTQLIIDVVDGNGGMFSLDNGTGKRFLTRSRLFTDEECALLHAQPREHGST